From the Colletotrichum lupini chromosome 10, complete sequence genome, one window contains:
- a CDS encoding HET domain-containing protein → MAEDGAGMSLCSTCLAIDLLNIPAYPDKYILNKGSIFRPTLSLLQLWGSWREEEVSQFGVQFHRTFEDLLDASKDCAICAAVLHGAHIFKSWLTQLSEQDMKDEHISKYLEDGSVWNMRLVKYSQDTENILVISFDAEHNSIRLISAFRLCVSDDSDPLSASITGRCLRKNPTVDSISDQVGKWLRDCDREHVQLRCCIGERCLPTRVLDVGIDDKQTYIKLYEARDACGKYAALSYMWGQGKDHFRTTMASLEEHKEGIITATMPQTFQDAVTMTRKLGIRYLWIDALCEDYVWDEPLSKRGWTLQERWLAPRLVHFGSQQMSFECNAYFLCQDGTKFSGRYSDARKDWDTVEEDERALRASTEWTELVTEYSLRKLTRGTDKLPAISGIARMIAGQINDQYVAGLWHKAIIEGLSWECTEPDQAATHYQAPSWSWASLNGPISQQSFGNLMGDNGLEVTIASLSRVLDCVITPKGEDPYGEVLTGSLKMEGLFKTIGPVDCHTETKVKLHLKGIHGAVSEMKFDTTESAREASNATLSWFMLFQMTQMHEKPGAKLHMHQEGIVIIPTGDGSYRRLGKLRIDYATWGDNKLGINFETRNVVIV, encoded by the exons ATGGCCGAGGACGGTGCTGGTATGTCGCTGTGCAGTACCTGCTTAGCTATCGACCTACTCAACATCCCCGCATACCCAGATAAATACATCCTGAATAAAGGATCTATTTTTCGACCCACCTTGAGTTTGCTGCAACTTTGGGGTTCTTGGAGAGAAGAAGAGGTGTCACAATTTGGCGTTCAATTCCACCGAACTTTCGAAGACCTTTTGGACGCCTCAAAAGATTGCGCTATCTGCGCCGCGGTTCTTCACGGCGCTCATATCTTCAAGAGCTGGCTTACCCAATTGAGCGAGCAAGATATGAAAGATGAACACATCAGCAAGTACCTTGAGGACGGATCAGTTTGGAACATGCGACTTGTCAAATACTCCCAGGACACAGAAAACATCCTGGTCATATCATTCGACGCTGAACACAATTCCATCCGTCTGATCAGTGCTTTCAGACTGTGCGTTTCAGATGACAGCGATCCATTGAGCGCTTCGATCACTGGACGATGCTTGAGGAAAAACCCAACAGTTGACTCAATATCCGACCAAGTTGGGAAATGGCTGAGAGACTGCGACCGAGAGCATGTCCAACTCAGGTGCTGTATAGGCGAGAGGTGCTTGCCGACGAGGGTTCTCGATGTGGGCATCGATGACAAGCAAACCTACATCAAGTTATACGAGGCTCGGGATGCATGCGGGAAATACGCCGCTTTGAGTTACATGTGGGGTCAAGGAAAAGATCATTTCAGGACCACCATGGCGAGCCTTGAGGAACACAAGGAGGGCATCATTACTGCGACTATGCCCCAGACATTCCAAGATGCTGTCACCATGACGCGCAAATTGGGAATACGCTACCTCTGGATTGATGCGCTCTG CGAGGACTATGTGTGGGATGAGCCTCTCTCGAAGAGAGGCTGGACTCTGCAGGAGCGTTGGCTTGCGCCGCGTCTTGTCCATTTCGGTTCACAGCAGATGTCGTTTGAGTGCAACGCGTACTTTTTGTGCCAAGATGGAACGAAATTCTCAGGGCGCTACAGCGACGCCAGAAAAGACTGGGACACCGTCGAGGAAGACGAGCGCGCCCTACGAGCTTCTACCGAGTGGACAGAGCTTGTGACCGAGTATTCTTTACGGAAACTTACCCGTGGCACGGACAAGCTTCCCGCTATATCAGGTATCGCGAGAATGATTGCAGGTCAGATCAACGATCAGTACGTCGCTGGACTTTGGCACAAGGCGATTATTGAAGGATTGTCATGGGAGTGCACTGAACCTGATCAAGCTGCCACGCATTACCAAGCACCATCTTGGTCTTGGGCATCTCTCAATGGGCCAATTTCGCAGCAGAGCTTCGGCAACTTAATGGGCGATAATGGTCTTGAGGTGACGATTGCGAGCCTCTCGAGGGTTCTGGATTGTGTAATTACACCAAAAGGCGAGGACCCATACGGCGAAGTTCTTACCGGCTCTTTAAAGATGGAAGGATTATTCAAGACCATAGGTCCTGTGGACTGTCACACAGAGACGAAGGTGAAGTTACACCTGAAGGGTATTCACGGAGCTGTCTCCGAAATGAAGTTTGATACCACAGAAAGCGCAAGGGAGGCGTCGAATGCAACACTCAGCTGGTTTATGCTGTTTCAAATGACCCAAATGCACGAGAAGCCTGGGGCCAAGCTCCACATGCATCAAGAAGGTATCGTCATTATACCCACGGGCGATGGCTCGTACCGACGCCTTGGAAAACTACGTATAGATTATGCTACCTGGGGAGACAATAAGCTGGGAATCAACTTTGAGACGCGGAACGTGGTTATAGTATGA
- a CDS encoding heterokaryon incompatibility protein: MATHRSTETTTFSYYPLNEDRNEMRVLNLQTIERPPLAKLRDEPPEWHGLVHCTIDHVSLDAHLPDYRAWSSQTPQLSRRNSDERWRRFSNERYRSLSPTRVSSPFERPRAHHRYHRFSWGDYGALSYTWGDQTVKVPIIMNGQVVLVGQSLEAALRALSSDPDYIDGLKIWADAICINQRDLAERNRQVKRMRQIYGRALIVSIWLGDIPNDSISDMAQLHELIVKSQDKAAASEVLEVAMTDPEKKETIRRAIDVVVKKTYWSRIWVIQEKCLGPFNPSILFGTFRMGLVPFHNFLQGVTNIHGAVRAREKVWRILKLVELVNASQERVRRGRAQTNEERRQDQDDLGLLLMIGRMAGSLDLRDRLYGLMGMIPEYVAKLIEPDYKKKVEDVFSDFASALITGFESFDIVLTGTTESTLKLPSWVPDLTSPWDPYLWGTDCNASWGQKAKFRVEHDGKVLTTSGYLVDVVEGLAPFLGWKHGGLGVWQDAVQPASVKMPNDPKAAIVRTLHRAATYNCDSGTTILDIPWLESLSPDDPDILALEKRGWGKVLKHANLNDLTQFRKQVNDNFQPWGRRFKSFFPRVQDVGDCVDPKPFLESLDKHIGIVYPVFTTVKGLFGTAILQQIRKGDSISIIPGCSAPIVMRQNNGQWQVISQCFVDGLMCGAMKTAVGVNGCELTEIRIS; encoded by the coding sequence ATGGCAACTCATAGATCAACAGAAACTACCACATTCAGTTACTACCCGCTCAACGAAGATCGGAACGAGATGCGGGTCCTCAACCTACAGACGATTGAACGACCACCTCTTGCCAAGCTTCGGGATGAGCCACCTGAATGGCATGGCCTTGTCCATTGTACGATTGACCACGTTTCACTCGACGCACATCTGCCAGACTATAGAGCTTGGTCGTCACAAACGCCGCAGCTGTCTCGGAGAAACAGCGATGAGCGATGGCGACGGTTCTCGAATGAGCGATATCGGTCATTGAGCCCGACAAGAGTAAGCTCACCGTTCGAGAGGCCACGTGCGCATCATCGCTATCATCGATTTTCATGGGGTGACTACGGAGCCCTGAGCTACACTTGGGGGGACCAGACTGTGAAAGTGCCGATCATCATGAATGGCCAGGTTGTGCTTGTCGGTCAAAGCTTAGAGGCAGCTCTGCGAGCCTTGTCCTCAGATCCAGATTATATTGATGGTCTGAAAATTTGGGCCGATGCAATCTGTATCAACCAGAGGGACCTGGCCGAGCGCAATCGTCAAGTGAAGCGCATGCGTCAAATATATGGAAGAGCGCTCATTGTCTCCATCTGGCTAGGCGACATACCCAACGACTCTATTTCCGACATGGCTCAGCTCCACGAACTGATAGTCAAGTCACAAGACAAAGCTGCAGCATCTGAGGTGTTGGAAGTAGCAATGACGGACCCAGAGAAGAAAGAAACCATACGCAGGGCCATCGATGTAGTTGTCAAGAAGACATACTGGTCTCGGATTTGGGTAATTCAGGAGAAATGCCTGGGTCCCTTCAACCCTTCTATTCTTTTCGGGACGTTCCGCATGGGCTTGGTGCCGTTTCATAACTTTCTCCAAGGTGTCACGAACATCCATGGCGCTGTAAGGGCTCGTGAGAAAGTGTGGCGAATCTTGAAGTTGGTGGAGTTAGTAAATGCGTCTCAAGAGCGTGTTCGCCGCGGTCGAGCTCAGACCAATGAAGAGCGTAGGCAAGATCAAGACGACCTTGGACTGCTCTTGATGATTGGGAGGATGGCAGGCTCACTCGACTTGAGAGATCGTCTGTACGGATTAATGGGGATGATACCGGAATATGTGGCCAAATTGATTGAGCCGGACTATAAGAAGAAGGTAGAAGATGTGTTCTCGGATTTTGCCAGCGCGCTTATCACTGGCTTCGAATCTTTCGACATAGTGCTGACTGGGACGACGGAATCTACTCTGAAGCTTCCTTCCTGGGTGCCAGATTTGACATCTCCATGGGATCCTTATCTCTGGGGAACAGACTGTAATGCCAGTTGGGGACAGAAAGCCAAGTTCAGGGTGGAACATGACGGGAAGGTTCTTACCACTAGCGGATATCTCGTTGATGTGGTCGAAGGCTTGGCTCCTTTCTTGGGTTGGAAACACGGTGGTCTCGGTGTCTGGCAAGATGCCGTTCAGCCAGCATCTGTTAAGATGCCGAACGATCCCAAGGCGGCAATCGTACGGACCCTTCATCGAGCTGCAACATACAACTGCGATTCAGGAACAACGATTCTCGATATTCCTTGGCTTGAGAGCCTGAGCCCCGACGACCCAGACATCCTGGCGCTGGAAAAGCGTGGATGGGGCAAAGTTCTCAAACACGCCAATCTCAACGACTTGACACAGTTTCGCAAGCAGGTCAATGACAATTTCCAACCTTGGGGTCGGCGATTCAAGTCCTTCTTCCCACGGGTGCAAGATGTTGGAGATTGCGTGGACCCTAAACCTTTCTTGGAATCACTTGACAAGCATATTGGAATCGTATATCCGGTCTTCACCACAGTAAAGGGGCTTTTTGGCACCGCAATTCTTCAGCAAATTCGGAAGGGAGACTCGATATCTATTATACCGGGCTGCTCAGCGCCCATTGTCATGCGACAGAACAATGGCCAATGGCAAGTCATTTCACAGTGCTTTGTGGATGGCCTCATGTGTGGGGCGATGAAGACGGCAGTGGGTGTCAATGGCTGCGAACTGACAGAAATCCGAATAAGCTAG
- a CDS encoding OPT oligopeptide transporter: MSQQRDEMDNTTLNDSKESTNPKVVVDSVFETSEKVFLGGIDDGSDGPKRGFTEDSEPEYDFKSEEFVNIPELVRNVVGFEDDLTLPVVTFRAILLSAIFCTTGSIVSQLSYFRTTTAPFPVFFVILASAPLGRLLARILPAYTVPLGRFSFSLNPGPFSIKEHAIIGIAANAGSQGQWATLYYGITMNPAVALFFGWGASLLGFSFAAMVRKILIDDPEFIFPLSLQQVTLYRSMQGKSELHKSVSQKQMRVFWWILLGTFLWQFLPEYLFPFVAALAPLCWFASRNHTVNFLGAGRGGYAALAPLCWFASRNHTVNFLGAGRGGIGLLNITLNWSNITSTVITYPYSVQVTIFVGFVITTWVLIPVAYFGNLWASPTYDIMSNVYTDSSGVQHVNETAYHEVGLAYSGAQYTWEIFMWYASYISSFVWCGLFLGPKVVKIWKARKAEGEYHQDRLSRIIQQYPSLTLWEWVLLTIIPIGILLVIVATKSVWMPTWTYFVALGFGGAAMLPMSLVYAMSGYSIKVGFFNELIYGYMIDAKGSSRHPLGQLAYRIISGNVWYDARIVLEDQKIGHYLHLPPRDVIGVQIIANMIALPINYGVMRWVIASKFDYVSGRVADPQGQWTGQEFKSYNTAGIQYALVGPKKLFASSFFKPVLYGFPAGAIAPIIIWLLHKKFPKARFDLWNSTIFFASAATFHGNLSTGPFTTFLVGTFFNFYLYRYRRAFWNKWAYISGAALDTGFNANLLFIFIFLGTTGAVMAHWWGNNAENIERLDTQNSMKLQQKQSGLTLGLNWRSGSGMQTPQASRTPIEAE, translated from the exons ATGTCTCAACAACGTGACGAAATGGATAATACCACTCTGAACGACTCAAAAGAGTCAACCAACCCGAAGGTTGTTGTTGATTCTGTTTTCGAGACGTCGGAAAAGGTATTTCTTGGAGGTATCGACGATGGCTCAGACGGACCCAAGAGAGGGTTCACCGAAGACTCAGAGCCTGAGTACGACTTCAAATCTGAAGAGTTCGTTAATATCCCAGAGCTTGTACGCAACGTTGTCGGATTCGAAGACGACCTCACTTTGCCAGTGGTCACCTTCCGCGCAATCCTTCTTTCTGCGATCTTTTGCACAACCGGAAGTATTGTTTCGCAGCTTTCATA TTTTCGAACTACAACAGCTCCATTCCCTGTATTCTTCGTCATTTTAGCCTCTGCTCCGCTTGGTCGGCTATTGGCACGTATTCTACCTGCTTATACGGTGCCCCTCGGACGCTTTTCCTTCTCCCTCAACCCTGGGCCATTCTCCATCAAAGAACATGCAATTATCGGTATTGCTGCCAACGCGGGCAGTCAAGGCCAGTGGGCAA CACTGTATTACGGCATCACAATGAATCCAGCTGTTGCACTCTTTTTTGGATGG GGTGCCTCTCTACTGGGGTTTTCATTCGCCGCAATGG TTCGGAAGATTCTGATTGATGATCCCGAATTCATCTTCCCTTTGTCTCTTCAACAGGTCACATTGTATAGGAGCATGCAAGGGAAGTCTGAGTTACACAAAAGCGTTTCCCAGAAACAGATGAGA GTGTTCTGGTGGATTCTATTGGGCACATTTCTCTGGCAATTTCTCCCCGAGTACCTTTTTCCTTTCGTCGCTGCTCTTGCTCCTCTATGCTGGTTCGCGAGTCGAAATCACACTGTCAACTTCCTCGGCGCCGGCCGTGGAGGGTACGCTGCTCTTGCTCCTCTATGCTGGTTCGCGAGTCGAAATCACACTGTCAACTTCCTCGGCGCCGGCCGTGGAGGGATTGGGCTCCTCAACATCACGCTCAATTGGTCTAACATCACCTCCACCGTCATTACTTATCCTTACAGTGTTCAAGTGACTATCTTCGTTGGCTTTGTTATCACA ACATGGGTTTTGATTCCCGTTGCTTACTTTGGCAACTTATGGGCGTCTCCTACGTACGACATTATGTCGAATG TCTACACGGACTCGAGCGGTGTTCAGCATGTCAATGAAACAGCTTACCACGAGGTTGGTCTGGCGTACTCTGGGGCTCAGTACACATGGGAAATCTTCATG TGGTACGCATCGTACATTTCCTCCTTTGTTTGGTGTGGCCTATTCCTGGGCCCCAAAGTAGTCAAGATCTGGAAAGCAAGAAAAGCAGAGGGAGAGTATCATCAAGATAGGTTGAG tcgTATCATCCAACAGTATCCGAGCCTCACTCTTTG GGAATGGGTTTTGTTGACCATTATTCCCATTGGCATTTTGCTCGTTATTGTCGCCACAAAGTCTGTTTGGATGCCGACTTGGACATACTTCGTCGCTCTGGGTTTTGGCGGCGCTGCTATGCTGCCCATGAGTCTGGTTTATGCGATGTCTGGATATTCGATCAAGGTTGGGTTCTTCAATGAACTTATCTACGGCT ACATGATCGACGCGAAGGGCTCGTCGCGCCATCCCCTTGGCCAGCTAGCCTATCGCATTATATCTGGCAACGTCTGGTACGATGCTCGTATTGTTCTAGAAGACCAAAAG ATTGGGCACTACCTCCATCTTCCTCCACGCGACGTGATTGGGGTCCAAATCATCGCAAATATGATAGCTCTCCCTATCAACTACGGCGTCATGCGTTGGGTCATTGCGTCCAAATTTGACTACGTGAGCGGTCGAGTCGCGGATCCTCAAGGACAATGGACTGGCCAAGAGTTCAAGAGCTACAATACCGCCGGTATCCAGTATGCACTTGTTGGGCCAAAGAAGCTCTTCGCATCCTCCTTCTTCAAGCCTGTACTCTACGGCTTCCCTGCTGGCGCGATAGCACCGATCATTATCTGGCTTCTTCACAAGAAGTTTCCAAAAGCCCGTTTCGACCTTTGGAACTCCACGATCTTCTTTGCTAGCGCGGCAACTTTCCACGGAAATCTTAGCACTGGGCCCTTTACAACTTTCCTTGTCGGGACCTTCTTCAACTTCTACCTCTACCGTTATCGTCGCGCTTTCTGGAACAAATGGGCATATATCAGTGGCGCAGCTTTGGACACTGGCTTCAATGCTAACCTCTTGTTCATCTTCATTTTCCTTGGTACAACCGGAGCAGTAATGGCGCACTGGTGGGGAAATAATGCGGAAAATATTGAGAG ACTTGATACTCAAAACTCTATGAAGCTACAGCAAAAGCAATCAGGTCTTACCCTCGGCCTCAACTGGAGATCCGGCTCGGGGATGCAAACACCTCAAGCTAGCAGGACACCAATTGAAGCTGAATAA
- a CDS encoding protocatechuate 3 encodes MVVAENLPKRVNMEIFRDSTPLHQYPSFCLTTNSMYECKLEIQRVVQPQLHKLSHFPADNVDVDVSSARGRSNQSLCNDLTLIAQSKHDLTLIRQNPRFTILIFNMLFTDLFLFALAAGTTLAHPEKLTAEQAKHEAKLIGRSTDKCAAAIEKRKAEMFAKRAARLQTRRIQNGHVDTRDLMSRNSLQYTTIQNDTCVLAPDTVWGPYGVDGEIHRHDLRETQGGIDFYLDMGVIDIETCEPLVGTALTIWNCNATGSYSSFTGIDPNTAELLDNWSKRTDGTTDDETFLRGIQTTDQNGVVEFLTKFPGYYITRTTHIHVTAQTNIANGTSYSASKVQHIGQLFFEEDLLSQVYAVSPYSEHLTTLNRTTNEEDSLYSDASADGYSAVISVSQLTDNIEDGLVGYITIGVNSTADGLAITGGGVNPQGYLPTVSVDDAKLAQATAVDRADGYTS; translated from the exons ATGGTGGTCGCCGAGAACTTGCCTAAACGGGTAAACATGGAGATATTCCGCGATTCTACGC CTCTACACCAATACCCATCATTCTGTCTTACGACCAATAGTATGTACGAGTGCAAGCTGGAAATTCAGCGGGTAGTCC AGCCTCAACTCCACAAACTCTCCCACTTCCCGGCCGACAACGTAGATGTGGACGTCAGCAGCGCAAGGGGCCGTTCCAATCAGAGCCTTTGCAAC GACCTCACCCTCATCGCACAGTCTAAACACGACTTGACTCTCATTCGCCAGAACCCTCGCTTTACTATACTCATCTTCAACATGCTGTTCACCGACTTGTTCCTCTTTGCCTTGGCCGCAGGGACCACCCTCGCTCACCCAGAGAAGCTCACTGCCGAACAGGCAAAGCATGAAGCAAAGCTCATTGGCCGAAGCACCGACAAGTGCGCCGCGGCGATTGAGAAGCGCAAGGCAGAAATGTTTGCGAAGCGAGCGGCTCGTCTGCAAACCCGCCGAATTCAAAACGGCCATGTCGATACCCGAGACCTGATGTCTCGGAACTCGCTGCAGTACACCACCATCCAGAACGACACTTGCGTCCTGGCCCCTGACACCGTCTGGGGACCCTATGG CGTCGATGGAGAAATTCATCGTCACGATCTGCGTGAGACGCAGGGAGGTATCGACTTCTATCTCGACATGGGCGTGATCGACATCGAGACATGCGAACCCCTCGTCGGCACAGCCCTCACGATTTGGAACTGCAACGCAACCGGCTCGTACTCCTCTTTCACCGGAATCGACCCCAACACCGCAGAGCTCCTGGACAACTGGTCTAAAAGGACAGACGGCACCACCGACGACGAGACGTTCCTGCGCGGGATCCAGACGACCGACCAGAACGGTGTCGTGGAGTTCCTCACGAAATTCCCCGGATACTACATCACCAGAACGACTCATATTCACGTCACTGCCCAGACCAACATTGCGAACGGCACGTCCTACTCCGCGAGCAAGGTGCAGCACATCGGACAGCTTTTCTTTGAGGAGGACCTCCTGAGCCAAGTGTATGCTGTCAGCCCGTACAGTGAGCACCTTACGACGTTGAACCGTACTACCAACGAGGAGGACTCGCTGTACTCTGATGCCAGCGCCGACGGGTACAGTGCTGTCATCAGCGTCAGCCAGTTGACTGACAACATTGAGGATGGTCTCGTTGGATAT ATTACGATTGGTGTCAACTCGACTGCCGATGGACTGGCCATCACCGGAGGTGGTGTCAACCCTCAGGGATACCTTCCTACTGTTAGTGTGGATGACGCGAAGTTGGCCCAGGCAACCGCAGTCGATAGGGCTGATGGCTACACGTCTTAG